GGACGTGCTCGTCTGCTCCGGCGACGGCGACACGCTGGAGATGCCCGTCGAGGTGATGGAGACGCGCTTCCCGCTCCTGTTCGACCAGGCGGCCCTCGATACGCCCCAGACGGCCGGGCACGGCGAGTTCCGTGGCGGCACGGGCTTCGTGCAGGACTACCGGGTCTACAACGAGTCGGGCGGCTTCATCACGGCCGGGTTCGGCCGCTCCGAATTCCCACCGTGGGGCGTCGAAGGTGGACAGGACGGCGACGGCAACCACATCGAGATCGTCCGGACCGACGGCAAGGTCGAGCGCCACAGCAACCTCACCAACCACGAACTCGCCGACGGCGACGTGGCCCGGCTCGTGACGAGCTCGGGCGGCGGCTGGGGCAACCCGCGCGAACGCGACCCCGAGCGCGTCAGCGAGGACTTCCACGACGACTACATCACCCGCGAGACGGCCCGCGAGGTGTACGGCGTCGCGCTCGACGAGGACGGGAACGTCGACGAGGCGGAGACGGCGGCGCTCAGGGAGGAGAGTGCCGACGAACCGACCGCAGCGGCAGGTGGTGAGAACTGATGAGCGACGTCGAACTCACCGACCTCGACGACGTGTGGGACGACAGCACGGGCAGCCCGCTCACGCTGTTCGAGAGCGAGGACCCTGAGTCCCAGACCGGTTCCTACGTCATCCAGCCCGGCGAGCGGGTCCCCGAGGAGGGCTGGACTTCACACGCGGGTGACGAGATATCGGTCATCATCGACGGTGCGGTCGACCTCGTCACCCCCGACGGCGAGTACACCGTCCAGGCCGGGACGCTCTCGGTCATCCCGGCCGGTGTCGAACACTACAGCGTCAATCGCGGCGACGAGCCCTGCCGACTGGTCTACACCGCCGTCGGCGGGCTCTGAGAACGACTACTCCCCGTCGGTGATCTTCTTGTGCCAGGCCTTGTGGGTCTTCGTGACCGGGATGGCCTCGTAGCTCTCGACGACGGGGTTGTCCTGTAGCTGCTCCCTGAGGTACTCCTTGATGTCCGACAGCGACGCGTGCCAGACCCGCAGCAACAGGTCGTACTTGCCCATGTACTCCTCGATCTCGTAGATGAGCTCCTCGCTCTGGACGTGGTCGACGAACTCGTCGAGTTCCTCGCTGCTCACGCCGGACTCGAGCGTGACGAACACGTCCGCGTAGGCGAACTTCGCCTCCTGGAGGACGAGGACACCGATAACGTCCACCAGTCCGTTCTCCTGTAAGTTCTTCCGTCGTCGTCGCGCCGCCGTTCGGGAGAGACCGACGCGCTCGCCGATCTCGGTGTCGGACATCCGGCCGTCTTCGTTCAGCGCCTTGTAGATGCGATAGTCGGTCTCGTCGAGATGCTCCTTCAGAATCTGTTTGACCTTGTCGTTGTCGAGCCATTCGTCCGCAGAGAGAGGCTGTGAACTCATCCGTTTGCGAGTAAGCCGTCGAGGGTACTGTAAGTATCGGTCAAATTGTCGAGGGTGCGGACCGATTCGTCTACTCAAAAGCGTACTGCACACGAATTATGGTCCGAACGGGCCGTTAATCCCGATATCTCCACGTCCCGTTCGACAGTCCTCCGTTACGCAGCTCGAGTGAGCAGGGTGCCAGAGCGCGACTCGGAGCAGCGCGAGTCAAGCCCGGCGTCCTGGCGATCTCGGAGGGGGACCCCGAGTCCGAGTTCGCCGCCGCCGTTCGGCGATCGCAGGTTGCTTACTCGGGTTCCGCGACCCCGAGCGTGGCGACCGACTGGATGGCTTCATCGACGCTGTAGTCGATATCGTACACGTTGTCTACCGGTATGTGCATGATGAACCCGTTCGACGTCGGGTTCGGCCCGAGCGGAACCATTATGGTCATCATCTCCCCGGCGCC
The DNA window shown above is from Haloarchaeobius litoreus and carries:
- a CDS encoding cupin domain-containing protein, giving the protein MSDVELTDLDDVWDDSTGSPLTLFESEDPESQTGSYVIQPGERVPEEGWTSHAGDEISVIIDGAVDLVTPDGEYTVQAGTLSVIPAGVEHYSVNRGDEPCRLVYTAVGGL
- a CDS encoding Lrp/AsnC family transcriptional regulator, translating into MSSQPLSADEWLDNDKVKQILKEHLDETDYRIYKALNEDGRMSDTEIGERVGLSRTAARRRRKNLQENGLVDVIGVLVLQEAKFAYADVFVTLESGVSSEELDEFVDHVQSEELIYEIEEYMGKYDLLLRVWHASLSDIKEYLREQLQDNPVVESYEAIPVTKTHKAWHKKITDGE